In Humulus lupulus chromosome 7, drHumLupu1.1, whole genome shotgun sequence, the following are encoded in one genomic region:
- the LOC133791942 gene encoding uncharacterized protein LOC133791942: MDNCNILSWNLRGLNGPKKQTVVLDICGRNKVGVGTLLETKMKGNKVKELMVNKFLNWDYYSSPVTEGRILIIWRKIFVKVIVLEEINQYVHCYVKMVGHKNPFSATFVYGLNTMEERKILWQRLPKLSLLAASWVILGDFNAIFTAKDRNEGKPVSKAELLDSSQWLARNQMDSLKRTGSFFTWTNNQDGPARIYSKIDHVFANEDWLDLFPNTTTIFNWETVSDHCSCTVFILAMENLGVKLFRFYNFWTDHKDFKEAKDHYQAALFHTQQHPSDLTLQDKVKAAADAFIIQEQMYHSFLAQRSKLTWLGKGDTNTAYFHACLSKRKEENRIASYVTEHGRVVDNFSEVPFSHKETRDDLFSIPIIKSPGPDGFGSGFFKVLWLDFGSEICRVVGQFFETGNIPEELLNTTLSLVPKNDNPSQAVDYRPIACCSTIYKYDLILFCKGSLAAVQVLKGALENVSSTTGLQINASKSHIYFGGVFAADRQIMAAELQLSEGSFPLKYLGVPMRPTK; this comes from the exons ATGGATAACTGTAATATATTGAGCTGGAACTTAAGGGGGTTGAATGGTCCGAAAAAGCAGACTGTTGTGTTGGATATTTGTGGTAGGAATAAAGTGGGGGTTGGTACTCTCTTGGAAACTAAAATGAAAGGGAATAAAGTCAAGGAGTTGATGGTTAATAAATTTTTGAACTGGGATTATTATTCCAGTCCTGTTACTGAAGGTAGAATATTGATCATATGGAGGAAGATTTTTGTCAAGGTTATAGTTCTTGAGGAGATAAATCAATATGTTCACTGTTATGTTAAAATGGTTGGTCATAAAAATCCTTTTAGTGCTACATTTGTTTATGGGCTTAATACTATGGAGGAACGGAAGATCTTATGGCAAAGATTACCTAAGCTCTCTCTTCTAGCTGCTTCTTGGGTTATTTTGGGAGATTTTAATGCAATTTTTACAGCTAAGGATAGGAATGAAGGAAAGCCTGTGTCTAAAGCTGAATTATTAGATTCTTCTCAATGGCTTGCTAGGAATCAAATGGATTCGCTTAAAAGAACTGGCTCCTTCTTTACTTGGACTAATAATCAAGATGGGCCTGCTCGCATTTACTCTAAGATAGATCATGTTTTTGCTAATGAGGATTGGCTGGATTTGTTTCCTAATACAACAACAATTTTCAACTGGGAAACAGTTTCTGATCACTGTTCTTGTACAGTTTTTATTCTGGCCATGGAGAACTTGGGAGTCAAATTGTTTCGTTTTTATAATTTCTGGACTGATCATAAAGATTTTAAAGAG GCTAAAGATCATTATCAGGCTGCTCTCTTCCATACTCAGCAACATCCTAGTGATCTTACTCTTCAAGATAAAGTCAAGGCTGCTGCTGATGCTTTTATAATTCAAGAGCAAATGTATCATAGTTTCTTGGCTCAAAGAAGCAAGCTTACTTGGTTAGGGAAGGGTGATACGAATACTGCATATTTCCATGCTTGTCTGAGCAAGCGTAAGGAAGAGAATAGGATAGCCTCTTATGTTACTGAACATGGTAGGGTGGTGGATAACTTTTCAGAAGTG CCTTTTTCTCACAAGGAAACTCGAGATGATTTATTTAGTATCCCCATAATCAAATCCCCGGGTCCAGATGGGTTTGGTTCTGGTTTTTTCAAGGTGTTGTGGCTGGACTTTGGTAGTGAAATATGTAGAGTTGTAGGACAGTTTTTTGAGACAGGCAATATTCCTGAGGAGCTTCTTAATACCACACTGTCTTTGGTCCCAAAAAATGACAATCCTTCACAGGCTGTGGATTATAGGCCTATTGCTTGTTGTTCTACCATCTACAAAT ATGATCTGATTTTATTTTGTAAAGGATCCCTTGCTGCTGTTCAAGTGCTCAAGGGTGCTTTAGAGAATGTCAGTTCTACTACTGGGCTTCAAATTAATGCTAGCAAATCTCATATATACTTTGGGGGAGTTTTTGCTGCTGACAGACAGATAATGGCTGCTGAGTTACAGCTTTCCGAAGGGTCTTTTCCTCTTAAATATCTTGGTGTTCCTATGAGACCAACTAAATAG